Proteins from one Halopseudomonas pelagia genomic window:
- the putP gene encoding sodium/proline symporter PutP, which yields MTGNIGIVSATFAVYIAVMLALGYIAYKRTNNLSDYILGGRSLGPGTAALSAGASDMSGWLLLGLPGYALAAGYEATWIAAGLLAGTWLNWLIVARRLRVYSHAVNDSLTLPAYFEFRFEDKSRALRVISAIFILLFFLFYTSSGLVAAGKLFESTFGLSYEIAVVLGTLVIVSYTFFGGFLAVSWTDVIQGLLMAAALVIVPIMALNTMGGWDEARAAMEASNPELLTFFNDVEGNPLGFVAIISLLAWGLGYFGQPHILARFKAIGDDAALPTAHRIAVIWTGICLIAALMVGWVGIGFLGEAGIGDAETVFLALIQAMMHPVVAGILLAAVLAAIMSTADSQLLVSSSALAEDFYKALFRRDATQNELVWVGRFAVIGIALLALLFAFNPESTVLGLVSYAWAGFGAAFGPAVILSLFWKRMNRNGALAGIIVGGLTVVLYKQIDTIGLYEIIPGVILATIAIVVATLLSPPPSATIEATFDEVANRY from the coding sequence ATGACTGGTAACATAGGCATTGTGAGTGCGACCTTTGCGGTCTATATCGCGGTGATGTTGGCCCTCGGCTATATCGCCTACAAACGTACTAATAACCTGTCCGATTATATTCTCGGCGGACGTTCGCTTGGTCCAGGCACGGCTGCTTTGTCTGCCGGCGCGTCGGACATGAGCGGTTGGCTGTTGCTGGGCTTGCCAGGCTATGCTCTGGCAGCCGGCTACGAAGCCACCTGGATCGCGGCTGGCCTGCTGGCGGGTACCTGGCTCAACTGGCTGATCGTCGCACGGCGTTTGCGGGTGTATTCGCATGCGGTGAACGATTCGCTCACATTACCGGCCTATTTCGAGTTTCGTTTCGAGGATAAAAGCCGTGCGCTGCGTGTGATTTCAGCTATTTTCATTCTGCTGTTCTTCCTCTTCTACACCAGTTCGGGTCTCGTAGCTGCCGGCAAGCTGTTTGAAAGCACCTTTGGCCTTAGCTACGAAATTGCCGTGGTACTGGGCACGCTGGTTATCGTCTCCTACACCTTCTTCGGTGGTTTTCTTGCGGTGTCGTGGACGGATGTGATTCAGGGCCTGCTGATGGCTGCGGCGCTGGTGATCGTGCCGATCATGGCGCTCAACACCATGGGCGGCTGGGACGAAGCCCGTGCTGCAATGGAAGCGAGTAATCCGGAGCTGCTGACATTCTTCAACGACGTTGAAGGTAATCCACTGGGCTTTGTCGCGATCATTTCGCTATTGGCCTGGGGCCTGGGTTATTTTGGCCAGCCGCATATTCTTGCGCGTTTCAAGGCTATTGGTGACGACGCTGCTCTGCCAACCGCCCACCGCATTGCCGTTATCTGGACCGGCATCTGTCTGATCGCCGCGCTGATGGTCGGCTGGGTGGGTATTGGCTTCCTCGGCGAAGCAGGGATTGGCGATGCGGAAACGGTCTTCCTGGCGCTGATCCAGGCCATGATGCATCCCGTTGTGGCTGGCATTCTGCTCGCGGCCGTACTGGCAGCCATCATGTCGACCGCCGATTCCCAGTTGCTGGTGTCGTCTTCTGCTCTGGCGGAAGATTTCTACAAGGCGCTGTTCCGCCGTGACGCTACTCAGAACGAACTGGTCTGGGTGGGCCGCTTTGCGGTTATCGGTATCGCATTGTTGGCGCTGTTGTTCGCTTTCAATCCGGAAAGCACTGTACTGGGTCTGGTTTCCTACGCCTGGGCCGGCTTCGGTGCGGCTTTCGGTCCTGCGGTGATTCTGTCGCTGTTCTGGAAACGCATGAACCGCAACGGCGCATTGGCCGGGATTATCGTCGGTGGCCTGACGGTGGTGCTGTACAAGCAGATTGATACCATCGGTCTCTACGAGATCATCCCCGGTGTCATTCTGGCGACCATCGCTATCGTTGTAGCCACGCTGCTGAGCCCTCCGCCTTCAGCGACCATAGAAGCAACCTTTGACGAGGTAGCGAACCGCTACTGA
- a CDS encoding TetR/AcrR family transcriptional regulator, whose product MPVNNNECQAKRLRKPPAERCEEILYAAIKVFAEQGFRCTDVQQIADLAGVGKGTVYRFYPTKDELFQAAVDDVMLRLTSQVDAAVQDISDPLEHLKQGFRTYMSFFQQHPEAVELFVHECAEFGKVSKPRYFVYSDLRRTTWLNVYQQLIDSGRCRVNDPEQILNAISNLAYGSVLVNRISGRNSSLEVMADELLDTLLHGVLGTTQTVAASDE is encoded by the coding sequence ATGCCTGTTAATAACAATGAATGCCAAGCCAAACGCTTGCGCAAACCCCCGGCCGAGCGCTGTGAAGAGATTCTTTACGCGGCGATCAAGGTCTTTGCCGAGCAGGGATTTCGCTGCACGGATGTGCAACAGATTGCCGATCTGGCCGGAGTCGGCAAAGGCACGGTATACCGCTTTTATCCCACCAAAGACGAGTTGTTTCAGGCCGCGGTGGATGATGTGATGCTGCGGCTGACCAGCCAGGTTGATGCTGCGGTTCAAGACATTAGCGACCCCCTCGAGCACCTCAAACAGGGTTTCAGAACTTACATGTCGTTTTTTCAGCAGCATCCTGAAGCTGTTGAGCTCTTTGTTCACGAATGCGCCGAGTTCGGCAAGGTGAGCAAGCCGCGGTACTTTGTCTATTCGGACCTGCGTCGCACGACCTGGTTGAATGTGTACCAGCAACTGATCGACAGCGGTCGTTGTCGAGTTAACGACCCCGAGCAGATATTGAACGCGATCAGCAACCTGGCGTATGGCAGTGTGCTGGTCAACCGGATCTCCGGACGTAACAGCTCGCTGGAGGTCATGGCTGACGAGCTGCTGGATACGCTGCTGCACGGCGTTCTAGGGACTACGCAGACGGTGGCCGCTAGCGATGAGTAG
- a CDS encoding efflux RND transporter periplasmic adaptor subunit codes for MQTPQFPFRSSQAAAWIRALSVLAVVALVSACGSDDKSNSAEKTPPMVTVQEVALSDADLIQEYPARVRGAREVEVRARISGVLQERVYVEGADVKEGDILFRIFPEPMQILVKQAEAAKSNAIAEVKQAEREWERAKQLFERGALSASERDRTQSQLDFARAGLDEADALLDEAKLNLSYTNVRAPMDGSASLEVVPEGSVLAVGALLTTLVKQDPVHVIFALPERDAAMQRAAQIEDDTLNGAVTMLMADGSEYPRTGSIDFTSSSIDNATGSITLRAVFDNPDRQLIPGQFVRIRLVLKHFTDQVLLPSEAVGASGEGPQVLVVNDDSEIEIRKVKLGDILGARQIILEGVEPGDRVVVNGQVGLRAGAKVRVDGGETEQEPATDDAEE; via the coding sequence ATGCAAACCCCTCAGTTTCCCTTCCGTAGTTCTCAAGCAGCGGCATGGATCCGCGCGTTGTCTGTGCTGGCAGTGGTAGCTCTGGTATCGGCTTGTGGCAGTGATGATAAATCCAACTCAGCCGAAAAAACGCCGCCTATGGTGACCGTGCAGGAAGTCGCACTTTCCGATGCTGACCTGATTCAGGAGTATCCAGCACGGGTGCGTGGCGCCAGGGAGGTTGAGGTCAGAGCACGTATTTCCGGTGTGCTGCAGGAGCGTGTGTACGTCGAGGGTGCCGACGTTAAAGAGGGCGATATCCTGTTCCGGATTTTTCCGGAACCGATGCAGATTCTGGTAAAGCAAGCCGAAGCGGCGAAGAGCAATGCCATCGCCGAGGTCAAACAGGCCGAGCGCGAGTGGGAGCGTGCCAAGCAACTGTTTGAGCGGGGTGCATTGAGTGCCAGCGAGCGGGATCGCACGCAATCGCAGCTGGATTTCGCCCGTGCCGGCCTGGATGAAGCTGATGCGCTGCTGGACGAGGCCAAGCTGAACCTGTCCTATACCAATGTACGTGCGCCGATGGACGGTAGTGCGAGTCTGGAGGTGGTGCCGGAGGGGAGCGTACTGGCTGTTGGCGCGCTACTGACCACGCTGGTCAAGCAGGACCCGGTGCACGTGATCTTCGCTCTGCCCGAGCGTGATGCAGCTATGCAGCGTGCAGCCCAGATTGAAGACGATACGCTGAATGGCGCCGTCACCATGTTGATGGCCGATGGCAGTGAGTACCCCCGCACAGGCAGCATTGATTTCACTTCAAGCAGTATTGATAACGCCACCGGCAGCATCACGCTCAGGGCGGTGTTTGATAATCCCGATCGCCAGCTTATTCCCGGGCAATTCGTGCGCATCCGGCTGGTTCTCAAGCACTTCACTGATCAAGTGTTGCTACCCTCCGAGGCAGTGGGTGCAAGCGGTGAGGGCCCTCAGGTGCTGGTGGTCAATGACGATTCCGAGATTGAAATTCGCAAGGTAAAACTCGGTGACATCCTGGGTGCAAGACAGATCATTCTTGAAGGTGTCGAGCCAGGTGACCGCGTGGTGGTCAATGGCCAGGTAGGCCTGCGTGCGGGCGCCAAGGTGCGCGTAGATGGTGGGGAAACCGAGCAGGAACCTGCAACCGACGACGCCGAGGAGTAA
- a CDS encoding efflux RND transporter permease subunit, whose amino-acid sequence MLQFFIDRPIFSTVLSILILIAGGTSLYQLPIEQYPNVVPPQIVVEASYPGASSQVIADAVSAPLEQAINGVDDMLYMESFSGDSGNMQLTVYFRIGTDPDQATIDVNNRVQKATAELPQEVRDLGVVVQARSTSILQVVALSSETEQLGVLEISNYALLNVLDELVRLPGVGDARLFGAQDYSMRIWLRPDKLAEYDLTPSDVATALREQNAQFAAGRIGANPAPEGQAFTFSVSTPGRMSTPEEFEQIILRSDSDGRTLRLGEVARAELGAQNYDFSATFNAKNAVPLGIYLQPGANALDTADEVRQAMERISQRFPGDLRYDIPYDTTLFIDVSIKEVLITFIQALALVVLVTFLFLQHLKATLIPLVAIPVSLIGTFAGMMLMGFSVNLLTLFGLILAIGVVVDNAIIVMENAERLIKEEGLSSYEAASKTMKQVSGAVVGSTLVLIAVFAPVSFLGGLSGELYRQFAITIAVSVGISGIVALTLSPVMCALLLDRKETEPSPKFAWFNNGFDRLTDGFTRLVGWMLNHAKITLVLFLLLIGSTLFLLDRMSSGLVPQEDQGFLLTVYQLPPVSSLERTEAVREELSQKIVDMEEIKGITSFAGFDIMNRGLRTNMGVAFVTLIDWDDRTEVEQSAQGMANRIVGLGANIQEANVMAFVPPPINGLSLTGGVEGYLQLRGESDPLKLKAQADRLVGAASERPELTNVRAALDVGVPRYQAEVDWDKAKAMGVPINEIFTAMRSTFGALYVNDFTLQGRNWQVNLQSEGEFRSHPDDLRKVFVRSGTGELVSLNNVVTLERTQGVDSVSRFNLYPATKVTADPAPGYNTAAALAALQEVGAEVLSADAQLGWVGEAYQLLDSASSGALAFGMGIMMVFLILSAQYERWSLPLAVATAIPFGVFGAVVASMLRGFPNDIYFQVGLLVLIGLAAKNAILIVEFAAQNRKEGMSPYDSALTAARQRFRAIMMTALTFIIGSLPLAISTGAGAVSRQEIGTVVVGGMVAASTLALIFVPVFYMLLEQRGFKRTE is encoded by the coding sequence ATGCTGCAGTTTTTTATTGATCGGCCGATCTTTTCGACGGTGCTGTCGATCCTGATCCTGATTGCCGGTGGCACCTCGCTTTATCAGTTGCCGATTGAACAGTACCCCAACGTGGTACCCCCGCAAATTGTAGTGGAGGCCAGCTACCCGGGCGCCAGTTCGCAGGTGATTGCCGACGCGGTGTCGGCACCGTTGGAGCAAGCAATCAACGGGGTCGACGACATGCTGTATATGGAGTCCTTCAGTGGCGACTCCGGCAACATGCAGTTGACGGTCTACTTCCGCATTGGCACCGACCCTGATCAGGCGACTATCGACGTTAATAACCGCGTGCAGAAAGCGACCGCAGAGCTGCCGCAGGAAGTGCGTGACCTGGGTGTAGTGGTTCAGGCCCGCTCGACCTCCATTCTCCAGGTGGTCGCGCTGTCGTCGGAAACAGAGCAACTCGGCGTACTGGAAATCAGCAACTATGCACTGCTCAACGTACTCGATGAGTTGGTGCGTCTGCCCGGCGTTGGTGATGCGCGTCTGTTTGGTGCCCAGGATTACTCCATGCGTATCTGGTTGCGACCGGACAAGCTGGCTGAATACGACCTGACGCCGAGTGATGTCGCCACAGCGCTGCGTGAGCAGAATGCCCAGTTTGCCGCTGGGCGTATTGGCGCCAACCCGGCGCCTGAAGGCCAGGCCTTTACCTTCAGTGTCAGTACGCCGGGGAGGATGTCGACTCCTGAAGAGTTTGAGCAGATCATTCTGCGCAGCGATTCTGATGGGCGCACATTGCGCTTGGGGGAAGTAGCACGCGCCGAGCTGGGCGCACAAAACTACGATTTCAGCGCCACCTTCAATGCAAAAAATGCGGTGCCATTGGGTATCTATCTTCAGCCCGGGGCGAATGCGCTGGATACCGCGGACGAAGTGCGTCAGGCGATGGAGCGGATTTCTCAGCGCTTTCCCGGCGACCTGCGCTACGACATTCCTTACGACACAACCCTGTTTATCGATGTCTCGATCAAAGAGGTCTTGATCACTTTCATTCAGGCATTGGCGCTGGTGGTATTGGTCACTTTCCTGTTTCTGCAGCATCTCAAGGCGACGCTGATTCCGCTAGTAGCTATTCCGGTGTCGCTTATCGGTACCTTCGCCGGGATGATGTTGATGGGCTTTTCCGTCAATCTCTTAACCCTGTTCGGGCTGATTCTGGCGATTGGCGTGGTGGTGGATAACGCCATTATCGTGATGGAAAATGCTGAGCGCTTGATCAAGGAGGAGGGGCTCTCCAGCTATGAAGCTGCCAGCAAGACCATGAAGCAGGTATCCGGCGCGGTAGTAGGCTCCACCCTGGTGCTGATTGCGGTGTTTGCGCCGGTATCCTTTCTCGGTGGTCTCAGCGGCGAGCTGTATCGTCAGTTCGCCATTACCATCGCCGTGTCCGTGGGTATTTCCGGTATCGTGGCGCTGACGCTCAGTCCGGTGATGTGCGCGTTGCTGCTCGACCGCAAGGAGACCGAGCCGTCTCCCAAATTCGCCTGGTTCAATAACGGCTTTGATCGACTGACTGACGGTTTTACCCGCCTGGTCGGCTGGATGCTCAATCACGCCAAAATTACCCTGGTGCTGTTTCTGCTACTGATCGGATCCACCTTGTTTCTCCTGGATCGCATGTCCAGCGGCCTTGTGCCGCAGGAAGATCAGGGCTTCCTGCTGACGGTCTATCAACTGCCGCCCGTCTCATCTCTGGAGCGTACGGAGGCCGTGCGTGAAGAGTTGAGTCAGAAGATCGTCGACATGGAAGAGATCAAAGGGATAACCAGCTTTGCCGGTTTCGACATCATGAATCGTGGGCTACGCACCAATATGGGCGTCGCCTTCGTCACGCTGATCGACTGGGATGACCGTACCGAGGTAGAGCAAAGCGCGCAGGGTATGGCCAACCGGATCGTCGGCCTGGGTGCGAATATCCAGGAAGCCAACGTCATGGCCTTCGTGCCGCCGCCGATTAACGGGCTGTCACTGACCGGGGGTGTCGAGGGGTATCTGCAGTTGCGCGGTGAAAGCGATCCTTTGAAGCTCAAGGCGCAAGCAGATCGCTTGGTCGGTGCCGCCAGCGAGCGCCCCGAGCTGACCAACGTGCGTGCGGCACTGGATGTCGGCGTGCCGCGCTACCAGGCAGAGGTGGATTGGGACAAGGCCAAGGCCATGGGTGTGCCCATCAACGAAATCTTCACCGCCATGCGCAGTACTTTTGGTGCTCTGTATGTGAACGACTTCACCCTGCAAGGGCGTAACTGGCAAGTCAATCTGCAGTCAGAGGGCGAGTTCCGTAGCCATCCGGATGACCTGCGCAAGGTGTTCGTGCGTTCCGGCACTGGCGAGCTGGTGTCTCTGAATAACGTGGTGACCCTTGAACGTACCCAGGGTGTCGATTCGGTGAGCCGCTTCAATCTCTATCCTGCCACCAAGGTGACCGCCGACCCGGCGCCGGGCTACAACACGGCTGCGGCATTGGCTGCCTTGCAGGAAGTGGGTGCCGAGGTTCTGTCTGCGGACGCGCAATTGGGCTGGGTCGGTGAGGCCTATCAATTGCTGGATTCGGCATCTTCCGGGGCACTGGCGTTCGGTATGGGAATCATGATGGTGTTTCTGATTCTGTCAGCGCAGTACGAACGCTGGAGTCTGCCACTGGCGGTAGCCACGGCGATTCCTTTCGGCGTTTTCGGTGCAGTGGTAGCGTCGATGTTGCGGGGCTTCCCGAACGATATCTACTTCCAGGTCGGGCTGCTGGTGTTGATTGGTCTAGCGGCCAAGAACGCCATTCTGATCGTCGAGTTCGCGGCACAGAACCGCAAGGAAGGCATGTCGCCCTATGACTCCGCCCTGACGGCGGCACGTCAGCGCTTTCGCGCGATCATGATGACCGCCCTGACCTTTATCATCGGCAGCTTGCCGCTGGCGATCAGTACTGGCGCCGGCGCAGTAAGTCGTCAGGAGATCGGTACCGTGGTAGTCGGCGGGATGGTCGCTGCCAGTACCCTGGCGCTGATCTTCGTGCCGGTGTTCTACATGTTGCTGGAGCAGAGGGGGTTCAAGCGCACCGAGTAA
- a CDS encoding S9 family peptidase → MLQPTRRDTGNDPYAWLEQRDAPEVLAFLEQENQATETWLASHDDQREILFEEIRGRIRETDLSLPGVWGPWLYYQRTETGAEYPRYFRCAKPDDGSLTIDPVSETLLLDLNLLAGDDFLQLGDYAISPDHQWLAYSLDRQGDETYSLYLQNIDSGTLTELPLENADGSLVWAQDSQHLFAISMDETSRPAHLWRLRADAAPVHLFHEQDQRFYLHVYRSSSEQWLLLTSSSKNTSEVQLLPADQPTGTWQLIEARRSGHEYHVDHGPEGLIIRSNAPGENFALFQAAPEHPAFEHWQQIAELDPQRTLEDMSVQKAGLLLHYRDQGLITLEVRPEGGAPYQVKMPDAVYSLHVQGGEEYASEFVRLRYESLNRPAQVSALHIASGEQRVLKQIPVEGKFDPADYEVTREWATTADGNRIPISLVAARKRAPGPAPLYLYGYGAYGASMDPWFSHARLSLLERGWIFAIAHVRGGADLGEAWYQNGKLEHKENTFSDFIACAEHLLQQGLTDPERLVIAGGSAGGLLIGNVINQRPELFAAAVADVPFVDVFNTMNNPDLPLTIGEYEEWGDMNDPVVAERVRGYAPYEQVRKQEYPALFVTAGYHDMRVQYWEAAKWVAKLRHCKTDSRPLLLRTQMSAGHGGASGRYQAIRELAEEYSFLLAVIPPAG, encoded by the coding sequence ATGCTACAACCTACACGCCGCGATACCGGCAATGATCCGTATGCCTGGCTTGAGCAACGTGATGCGCCCGAGGTGCTGGCCTTTCTCGAGCAGGAGAACCAGGCGACCGAAACCTGGTTGGCCAGCCATGATGATCAGCGGGAAATACTCTTTGAAGAGATCCGCGGGCGAATCCGTGAAACCGATTTGTCATTGCCCGGGGTGTGGGGCCCATGGTTGTACTACCAGCGCACCGAAACCGGAGCCGAATACCCGCGTTACTTTCGCTGCGCCAAACCTGACGATGGGTCTCTGACAATAGACCCGGTGAGTGAAACTCTGCTGCTGGATCTGAACCTGCTGGCCGGCGATGACTTTCTGCAACTGGGCGACTATGCCATCAGCCCTGATCACCAATGGCTTGCCTACAGCCTCGACCGTCAGGGCGACGAGACCTATTCGTTGTATCTACAGAACATTGATAGCGGCACATTGACCGAGCTGCCACTGGAAAACGCCGACGGCAGTCTGGTCTGGGCCCAGGATAGTCAGCACCTGTTTGCTATCAGCATGGACGAGACCTCGCGACCTGCGCACCTGTGGCGGCTGCGAGCCGACGCTGCGCCTGTGCATCTGTTTCATGAGCAGGACCAGCGCTTCTACCTGCACGTTTACCGCAGCAGCTCCGAGCAATGGCTGCTGCTGACCAGCTCCAGTAAAAACACCAGCGAAGTGCAGCTGCTGCCAGCGGATCAGCCCACCGGCACCTGGCAACTGATTGAAGCCCGTCGTAGCGGGCATGAATATCATGTGGACCATGGCCCGGAGGGTCTGATTATTCGTAGCAATGCGCCGGGTGAGAATTTTGCCTTGTTCCAGGCGGCGCCTGAACATCCTGCATTTGAGCACTGGCAGCAGATTGCCGAACTGGACCCACAACGCACCCTGGAAGACATGAGCGTGCAAAAAGCTGGCTTGCTCCTGCATTACCGTGACCAGGGGTTGATCACTCTGGAAGTCCGGCCAGAGGGCGGCGCACCCTACCAGGTGAAGATGCCGGACGCCGTCTATAGCCTGCACGTACAGGGCGGCGAAGAATATGCGAGCGAGTTTGTGCGCTTGCGTTATGAATCCTTGAACCGGCCAGCACAAGTCAGCGCCTTGCATATCGCCAGCGGCGAGCAACGCGTGCTCAAGCAGATACCGGTGGAAGGCAAGTTTGACCCCGCCGACTACGAGGTCACCCGGGAGTGGGCCACAACCGCAGACGGCAACAGGATCCCGATCAGTCTTGTCGCCGCGCGCAAGCGAGCTCCCGGGCCTGCGCCGCTTTATCTATATGGCTATGGCGCCTACGGTGCGAGCATGGACCCCTGGTTTTCACACGCCCGCCTCTCGCTGCTTGAGCGCGGCTGGATATTCGCTATCGCCCATGTTCGCGGCGGCGCCGATCTGGGCGAAGCCTGGTATCAGAACGGCAAACTCGAACATAAGGAAAACACCTTTAGCGACTTTATCGCCTGCGCCGAGCACCTGCTGCAACAAGGTCTAACGGACCCTGAGCGGCTGGTCATCGCTGGTGGCAGCGCGGGCGGTCTGCTGATTGGCAATGTAATCAACCAGCGGCCTGAGTTGTTCGCTGCCGCAGTGGCTGATGTGCCCTTCGTCGACGTGTTCAATACCATGAACAATCCGGATCTACCGCTGACCATTGGTGAATACGAGGAATGGGGCGACATGAATGATCCTGTCGTCGCCGAGCGGGTACGGGGTTACGCGCCCTATGAGCAGGTACGGAAGCAGGAATACCCGGCCCTGTTTGTCACCGCGGGTTATCACGACATGCGCGTGCAGTATTGGGAAGCGGCCAAATGGGTGGCCAAGCTGCGGCATTGCAAAACCGACTCCCGGCCGCTGCTGTTGCGCACCCAGATGAGCGCTGGGCACGGCGGTGCCAGCGGACGCTATCAGGCGATACGCGAGCTGGCCGAGGAATACAGCTTCTTATTGGCCGTGATCCCTCCCGCCGGCTGA
- a CDS encoding MFS transporter, protein MFNESEYQTMWMIYLAAAACAWLVWWKMTSWIPFWYVREPLWLIMAILLFTPVRVDPMESWMAPATMIFLLDTVLDTGDNEARMLGDLALAMGLALLLYLLIAAGRAGWKHWRQQETAHAKGHYKAP, encoded by the coding sequence ATGTTCAACGAATCCGAATACCAGACGATGTGGATGATATATCTGGCGGCGGCAGCTTGTGCCTGGTTGGTCTGGTGGAAAATGACCAGCTGGATTCCGTTCTGGTATGTACGCGAACCCTTGTGGCTGATCATGGCGATACTGCTGTTCACGCCGGTCCGAGTTGATCCGATGGAATCATGGATGGCACCCGCGACCATGATCTTTCTACTGGATACGGTGCTTGACACGGGAGACAACGAGGCGCGGATGCTGGGTGATCTCGCGTTGGCGATGGGGCTCGCGCTATTGCTTTATCTGTTGATCGCTGCGGGCAGGGCAGGTTGGAAGCATTGGCGCCAGCAGGAGACCGCTCACGCCAAAGGGCATTACAAGGCACCTTGA
- a CDS encoding TetR/AcrR family transcriptional regulator, whose amino-acid sequence MESIDSTKENENRRLNIFRAAEAIVSELGASQLTFASLSERTGIAESDLQGMFPDREALLSAMIEHRLERFRVRWRAYESVLPDEPMRELKSLLLSNLSESNEEKNLDSAILAAAASNPALLQTTSDDVQGLFNILAESPLGLAQASILFFSVRGYRLFEQIGICPMTDIQRSEFQEQIMRMARTLYEQKNEG is encoded by the coding sequence GTGGAAAGCATCGATTCAACCAAAGAAAATGAAAACCGCCGTCTGAATATCTTCCGCGCGGCAGAAGCCATCGTCAGCGAGCTAGGCGCTTCACAGCTTACCTTCGCCAGCCTGAGCGAGCGCACAGGCATCGCCGAGAGTGATCTGCAAGGAATGTTTCCTGATCGGGAAGCCTTGCTTTCAGCCATGATCGAGCACCGGCTGGAGCGTTTCCGTGTTCGCTGGAGAGCTTACGAAAGTGTGCTGCCGGATGAGCCTATGCGCGAGCTGAAATCACTGCTGCTAAGCAATCTGAGCGAGTCGAACGAGGAGAAGAACCTGGACTCCGCGATTCTCGCCGCCGCTGCCAGTAACCCAGCGTTGCTGCAGACCACATCGGACGATGTTCAGGGGTTGTTCAACATCCTTGCCGAGTCGCCTCTGGGGCTGGCGCAGGCTAGCATTCTGTTCTTTTCGGTACGCGGCTATCGTCTATTTGAACAGATTGGCATCTGCCCGATGACTGATATTCAGCGTAGTGAATTCCAGGAGCAGATCATGCGCATGGCGCGCACGCTTTACGAACAGAAGAACGAGGGCTGA
- a CDS encoding cold-shock protein yields the protein MATGTVKWFNDTKGFGFITPDGGGDDLFAHFSEIKVQGFKSLAENQKVSFDITTGPKGKQAANIQVIG from the coding sequence ATGGCAACTGGTACAGTTAAGTGGTTCAACGACACTAAAGGCTTTGGCTTCATTACTCCGGACGGCGGTGGTGATGATCTGTTCGCCCACTTCTCCGAAATCAAGGTTCAGGGCTTCAAGTCCCTCGCCGAGAACCAGAAGGTATCTTTCGATATCACTACTGGTCCTAAAGGTAAGCAAGCTGCAAACATTCAGGTTATCGGTTAA